The following coding sequences are from one Brienomyrus brachyistius isolate T26 chromosome 15, BBRACH_0.4, whole genome shotgun sequence window:
- the mpnd gene encoding MPN domain-containing protein → MGSEPPSSPPVVEEGGEDEEEELSGAEEVDSRVTPGRGSLLTRRGITLRVLLKDGLVEPGDGVLSIHYLGKKFVGDLLCDGKIRWVETGQIFNSPSAWATHCKRLVNPAKKSGCGWASVRYRGQKLVQYKTSWLHKYQPSGEVSLASEGDDEEMGEEEEEDGKTSEQVEEKNRKGKMDQQEISLLQRRGDRERLPVRYCTLGTRDSARDPHTLVELSAFSAINRFQPFNVAVSSNVLLLMDFHCHLTTSEVVGYLGGRWDTNTQLLTVLRAFPCRTRLADRDSAPAVEEEICQNLFMRGLSLVGWYHSHPRGPALPSLQDIDSQMDHQLRLQGSNNGFQPCLGVICGPYYHGNQGVASTITPFWVVPPPEQRPNDYGIPVAVEVTYVQDNFLTSDVLNEMMLLVEFYRGAPDLVQFSQMWSPDITMLDKIKGSLSGHAPKDQAYSQILEHVYNQLSSSQ, encoded by the exons ATGG GTTCAGAGCCACCTTCATCCCCACcagtggtggaggagggagGTGAGGATGAAGAAGAAGAGCTGAGTGGGGCAGAGGAGGTGGACTCGAGGGTGACCCCGGGTCGCGGATCCCTGCTGACGCGGCGAGGTATCACCCTGCGCGTGCTGCTGAAAGACGGACTGGTAGAACCCGGGGACGGTGTGCTGTCCATACACTACCTG GGAAAGAAGTTTGTGGGGGATCTGCTCTGCGACGGAAAGATCCGCTGGGTGGAAACGGGACAGATCTTCAACTCGCCCAGTGCCTGGGCAACACACTGCAAACGGCTGGTCAACCCCGCCAAGAAATCGGGCTGCGGCTGGGCTTCCGTGCGCTACCGAGGCCAGAAACTGGTGCAGTACAAGACCAGCTGGCTGCACAAGTACCAGCCCAGTGGAGAGGTG AGTCTGGCGAGTGAAGGCGATGATGAAGAGATgggagaagaggaagaggaagatggcAAGACATCGGAGCAGGTGGAGGAGAAGAACCGAAAGGGCAAGATGGACCAGCAGG agatcagtctattacagcgcAGGGGGGACAGAGAGAGGCTGCCAGTTAGGTACTGCACACTGGGAACCCGGGACTCTGCAAG GGACCCTCACACTCTGGTTGAACTTTCTGCATTCTCTGCCATCAATCGTTTCCAGCCCTTTAACGTTGCTGTGTCGAGCAACGTGCTGCTGCTGATG GACTTCCACTGTCATCTGACCACTAGTGAGGTGGTGGGCTACCTCGGGGGGCGCTGGGACACCAACACACAGC TGTTGACAGTCCTTAGAGCATTTCCATGTCGCACGCGGCTGGCAGACCGAGATTCTGCACCTGCTGTTGAAGAAGAG ATCTGCCAGAACCTGTTTATGCGGGGGCTGTCACTGGTGGGCTGGTACCACAGCCACCCGCGAGGCCCAGCCTTGCCATCCCTGCAGGACATTGACTCCCAGATGGACCATCAGCTCCGCCTGCAGGGCAGCAACAACGGCTTTCAGCCCTGCCTTGGGGTCatctgtg GCCCTTATTATCATGGCAACCAGGGTGTAGCATCTACCATAACGCCTTTTTGGGTGGTGCCACCACCAGAG CAACGACCCAATGACTACGGTATACCTGTTGCGGTCGAGGTGACCTACGTTCAAGACAACTTCCTGACCAGCGACGTTTTAAACGAGATG ATGCTGCTGGTGGAGTTTTACAGAGGAGCCCCTGATCTCGTGCAGTTCAGTCAGATGTGGAGCCCGGACATAACAATGCTGGACAAAATTAAG